AAAAACTAATAAGGTCCTTGACCTTAGAAGACATGTTCCCTTTGCGAGAAAGAGCCTTAGATATGCTGTCTTGTCAAAAGCTTAATTCCAAACTTGCAGGAGAGATTCCCGTATCAGATGTGGATGAGCTGGAAGGATTTTTAGCTCATAAGACCGGAGAGCTTCCTGGTTCGGAACACGATTGTGGTGTGTTTTTTCATAAAGAGAACAATCCAATCATAGTTACAGTGCTTACTGAGGGGTTGGCTAATCCTTGCCTTGGAATTGAGCTCTGTCGTGATGTCGGAAGGGTGGTTTATAATACTTTTAAGTCCTAAGTTGTGATCGTCAATAACAAAGAGAGCCCCATGAAGAAGCTCTCTTTGTTGTTAGATATTTGATTTAAGTATTTCAGTATAGGTCTTTTTTGTCAAAGTTATTGTTGTGCTATCAGGACGAAGATATCCGAGGAATAACTCAGTACAGACGGCTCCCCGGGGGGACCGGTCGCTCTGTTGACAGGAGGACCACCTTGCCCTGATCGTCGTTGGCTCCGAGAACCAGAACCTCCGACTTGAACCCGGCGATGCGTTTGGGAGGAAAATTTACGACGCAGACCACCAAGCGCCCCAGAAGGTCCTCCTGGCTGTACAGATCCGTACATTGAGCGCTGCTCTGCCGGACTCCGAGTTCCTGCCCCATGTCGATCCATAACTTGTAGGCGGGATGTCTGGCCTTCTCGTTAACCTCGACCCGGAGGATCTTGCCAATGCGCATGTCGATATTTTCGAAGTCGTCCTGTGATATGGTCATAAGGGGTCTCCTTTTTGTCTTAGCGTTATTTCATGTTGGACATGTCCTATTCGTGACCTGTACAACATAGTTTATTCTTAAAGTTTCTCTCTGACAACTGTCGTCATGGTATGGGGCGTTTATGCCGTTCATTAGAGGGTACCTCTAAAAAACCTACATCCGAGTCTCCCAGCCTTAGGTCGTTCCGCCGTAGCCCTGTCTCGCTCAAACGTATTTTGACCTGCCTGCTCCGTACCGTCGCCTCGAAAGGCTCTTCCTGTGCCCTCTCGGCTTTGGGCGACAGGATGTCGCCCCAGTCGATACTTCACGATGGCAGGTCAAAAATACGAACCTCAAATGGGCTCCGTCGAAACGACCTGAGGCGGGTTTCTGAGTTTTTAGAGATCCCCTAGTATTGATACACCCCTGCATGTAAATATAACGTTGAATTGAAAGGAGAGGTGTTCCCATGAAAGATAAGGGGCGAACGTTCACCGGTGCCTTGGGTGGAGCCAACTACGAACGATGGGCTGCTCTGTTTGGTATGGGACAGTCTTTCTATCGTCGGGCCCTGGGTACCGTGGTTCTGGAGCCCGGGATGAAGGCCGTAGATCTGGGGTGTGGCCCCGGTGCCTTGAGTTTTGCCTTAGCCGAGCGATCGTCTCCGAGCGGGCAGATCGTTGGGGTGGATTTATCGGAAGATCAGCTGAATCGAGCCAGGGAAGGCTGTTCCCACT
The genomic region above belongs to Dethiosulfovibrio peptidovorans and contains:
- a CDS encoding tRNA-binding protein; this translates as MTISQDDFENIDMRIGKILRVEVNEKARHPAYKLWIDMGQELGVRQSSAQCTDLYSQEDLLGRLVVCVVNFPPKRIAGFKSEVLVLGANDDQGKVVLLSTERPVPPGSRLY